One Clostridium estertheticum DNA segment encodes these proteins:
- a CDS encoding SRPBCC family protein gives MTKEKLLNNSTITVETIVNATVEIVWKYWTEPQHITKWNNASDDWHTPFSENDLRAGGKFLSRMEAKDGSFGFDFSGVYDKVKLNEIISYILDDGRKVKITFISQENNTKILEVFEAEKTNSIELQQKGWQNILDNFKKYIEKSTI, from the coding sequence ATGACAAAAGAAAAGCTGCTTAATAATTCAACAATAACCGTAGAAACAATAGTTAATGCCACCGTGGAAATAGTATGGAAATATTGGACAGAACCACAACATATAACTAAATGGAACAATGCTTCAGATGATTGGCACACACCGTTTTCTGAAAATGATTTAAGGGCTGGTGGTAAATTTCTTTCAAGAATGGAAGCTAAAGATGGTAGCTTTGGATTTGATTTTAGTGGTGTTTATGATAAAGTGAAATTAAATGAGATTATTTCTTATATTTTAGATGACGGGAGAAAAGTCAAAATCACCTTTATAAGTCAAGAAAATAATACAAAGATACTCGAAGTTTTTGAAGCTGAAAAAACCAATTCAATTGAGCTGCAACAGAAGGGATGGCAGAACATTTTAGATAATTTTAAAAAATATATTGAGAAATCAACAATTTGA
- a CDS encoding GNAT family N-acetyltransferase: MEKMSFEIRKAVYTDIEEIRILAKESFKMYTENAAITELIAPLEETYEEIKKAIETTEVFVALYNEEVIGSVRIEIKLDSTAYLSRFGVSLSHQNNGIGKILMNAIDNLMIELGITSLYLHTASRMFSLIRFYYGRGFYIESTTNDRGYIRALLCKEYIADKSEDSLDNDYEDRSVV; encoded by the coding sequence ATGGAAAAAATGTCTTTTGAAATTAGAAAAGCGGTTTATACCGACATTGAAGAAATACGAATACTAGCAAAGGAATCCTTTAAGATGTATACCGAAAATGCTGCAATTACAGAACTTATTGCACCTCTTGAGGAAACCTATGAGGAGATAAAAAAGGCTATAGAAACCACTGAAGTTTTTGTAGCTCTATATAACGAAGAAGTTATTGGTAGTGTGAGAATTGAAATAAAACTAGATAGTACTGCTTATTTAAGTAGATTCGGTGTTTCACTTTCACATCAAAATAATGGTATTGGTAAAATATTAATGAATGCAATTGATAACTTAATGATAGAACTGGGGATTACCTCTTTATATCTTCACACTGCATCCAGAATGTTTTCACTTATTAGATTTTATTATGGAAGAGGCTTTTATATAGAATCCACAACTAATGATCGAGGATATATAAGAGCATTGCTATGTAAGGAATATATAGCAGATAAAAGTGAGGATTCCTTAGACAATGATTATGAAGATCGTTCAGTAGTATAG
- a CDS encoding EAL domain-containing protein, protein MAAEGIETDTEFALLKELKCDSIQGYLIGKPMISFDFGENFIK, encoded by the coding sequence ATGGCAGCAGAAGGAATTGAAACAGATACAGAATTTGCTCTGTTAAAGGAACTTAAGTGTGATTCTATTCAAGGGTATTTAATTGGGAAACCAATGATATCCTTTGATTTTGGAGAAAATTTTATCAAGTGA
- a CDS encoding DMT family transporter, translating to MNCKPRIKGIILVIIGATLWGVSGSVAQFLFQQKGFSAEWLVVIRLLVSGIILLLYALIKGNKNIWKIWETKHNCWSLIIFSIIGMVGVQYTYFAAIKYGNAPTATILQYLSAVIIACYLIIFNKRIPNLQEIIAIILAMVGTFFIITKGNIHILSISKLALFWGICSAFTAAFYTLQPRYLLAKYGSTIVVGWGMLIGGIAFSFVHQPWTFTGQWSIISMFAVIFVVLFGTLIAFCCYLESLKYIQPTETSVLSCVEPLSAAFLSIYWLNVTFGVSEWLGTVCIIGTIIILSRVKNKGSNKGE from the coding sequence ATGAATTGCAAGCCAAGAATAAAAGGAATAATACTTGTAATAATAGGGGCTACACTATGGGGTGTATCAGGCAGCGTTGCTCAATTCTTGTTTCAGCAAAAGGGATTTAGTGCAGAATGGCTTGTTGTTATTCGTCTACTAGTATCAGGAATAATTTTATTATTATATGCTTTAATAAAAGGTAATAAGAACATATGGAAAATATGGGAAACTAAGCATAACTGCTGGAGTCTAATAATTTTTAGCATTATAGGGATGGTAGGTGTGCAGTATACATACTTTGCTGCTATTAAATATGGAAATGCTCCAACAGCCACGATACTTCAATATTTATCAGCGGTGATAATTGCTTGTTATTTGATTATTTTCAATAAAAGAATTCCGAATTTACAAGAAATCATAGCCATTATACTCGCAATGGTGGGTACATTTTTTATTATTACAAAAGGCAATATACATATCCTGTCTATTTCTAAGTTAGCATTATTTTGGGGAATTTGTTCGGCGTTTACGGCAGCTTTTTACACATTGCAACCTCGTTATCTTCTTGCTAAGTATGGTTCTACAATTGTAGTTGGATGGGGGATGCTCATTGGTGGAATAGCTTTTAGTTTTGTCCATCAGCCTTGGACATTTACAGGTCAGTGGTCAATTATTTCAATGTTTGCTGTTATATTTGTGGTGTTATTTGGAACACTTATCGCATTTTGCTGTTATCTGGAAAGCTTAAAGTACATACAACCAACAGAAACAAGTGTACTATCTTGTGTTGAACCATTATCTGCAGCCTTTTTATCTATATATTGGTTGAATGTTACTTTTGGCGTATCGGAATGGTTAGGAACGGTGTGTATTATAGGTACAATTATAATTTTGTCTCGGGTGAAAAATAAAGGGAGCAATAAGGGGGAGTAG